From Vicugna pacos chromosome 6, VicPac4, whole genome shotgun sequence, a single genomic window includes:
- the FRMD6 gene encoding FERM domain-containing protein 6 isoform X1 has product MNKLNFHNNRVMQDRRSVCIFLPNDESLNIIINVKILCHQLLVQVCDLLRLKDCHLFGLSVIQNNEHVYMELSQKLYKYCPKEWKKEASKVRQYEVTWGIDQFGPPMIIHFRVQYYVENGRLISDRAARYYYYWHLRKQVLHSQCVLREEAYFLLAAFALQADLGNFKRNKHYGKYFEPEAYFPSWVVSKRGKDYILKHIPNMHKDQFALTASEAHLKYIKEAVRLDDVAVHYYRLYKDKREIEASLTLGLTMRGIQIFQNLDEEKQLLYDFPWTNVGKLVFVGKKFEILPDGLPSARKLIYYTGCPMRSRHLLQLLSNSHRLYMNLQPVLRHIRKLEENEEKKQYRESYISDNLDLDMDQLEKRSRASGSSAGSMKHKRLSRHSTTSHSSSHTSGIEADTKPRDAGPEDAYSGSAIHRKLKTCSSMTSHGSSHTSGVESGGKDRLEEDSQDDEIEMLVDDPRDLEQMNEESLEVSPDMCIYITEDMLLSRKLNGHSGLIVKEIGSSTSSSSETVVKLRGQSTDSLPQTICRKPKTSTDRHSLSLDDIRLYQKDFLRIAGLCQDTAQSYTFGCGHELGEEGLYCSSCLAQQCVNIQDAFPVKRTSKYFSLDLTHDEVPEFVV; this is encoded by the exons ATGAACAAACTGAACTTCCATAACAACAGAGTCATGCAAGACCGTAGGAGTGTGTGTATTTTCCTTCCCAATGATGAATCTCTGAACATCATCATAAAT GTTAAAATTCTGTGTCACCAGTTGCTGGTCCAGGTGTGTGACCTACTCAGGCTAAAGGACTGTCACCTCTTTGGACTCAGTGTTATacaaa ACAATGAACATGTGTATATGGAGTTGTCACAAAAGCTTTATAAGTATTGTCcaaaagaatggaagaaagagGCCAGCAAGGTACGACAATACGAAGTCACTTGG GGTATTGACCAATTTGGACCTCCTATGATCATCCACTTCCGCGTGCAGTACTACGTGGAGAACGGCCGACTGATCAG tgACAGAGCAGCAAGATACTATTATTACTGGCACCTGAGAAAACAAGTTCTTCATTCCCAGTGTGTGCTCCGAGAGGAGGCCTACTTCCTGCTGGCAGCCTTCGCCCTGCAGGCTGACCTGGGGAACTTCAAAAGGAATAAACACTATGGAAAATACTTTGAGCCCGAGGCTTACTTCCCATCTTGG GTTGTTTCCAAGAGAGGGAAGGACTACATCCTGAAGCACATTCCAAACATGCACAAAGATCAGTTTGCACTGACAGCTTCTGAGGCTCATCTTAAATATATCAAAGAGGCCGTCCGGCTGGACGACGTCGCCGTTCATTACTACAGATTGTATAAG GATAAAAGGGAAATTGAAGCTTCTCTGACCCTTGGTTTGACCATGCGGGGAATACAGATTTTTCAG AATTTAGATGAAGAGAAACAGTTACTTTATGATTTCCCTTGGACCAATGTTGGAAAGTTGGTATTTGTG GGTAAGAAATTTGAGATTTTGCCAGATGGCTTGCCCTCAGCCAGGAAGCTCATATACTACACGGGGTGCCCCATGCGCTCCAGACACCTCCTGCAACTCCTGAGCAACAGCCACCGCCTCTACATGAATCTGCAGCCTGTCCTGCGCCACATTCGGAAGCTGGAGGAAAACGAAG AGAAGAAGCAGTACCGGGAGTCCTACATCAGCGACAACCTAGACCTGGACATGGACCAGCTGGAGAAGCGGTCCCGGGCCAGCGGGAGCAGCGCGGGCAGCATGAAGCACAAGCGCCTGTCCCGTCACTCCACCACCAGCCACAGCAGCTCCCACACCTCGGGCATCGAGGCCGACACCAAGCCCCGGGACGCGGGCCCGGAGGATGCATACTCTGGCAGCGCCATCCACCGCAAGCTGAAGACCTGCAGCTCCATGACCAGCCACGGCAGCTCCCACACCTCCGGTGTGGAGAGTGGTGGCAAGGACCGGCTGGAGGAGGATTCTCAGGACGATG aAATAGAGATGTTGGTTGACGACCCCAGGGACCTGGAGCAGATGAACGAAGAATCTCTGGAAGTCAGCCCAGACATGTGCATCTACATCACGGAGGACATGCTCCTGTCGCGGAAGCTGAACGGACACTCCG GGTTGATTGTGAAAGAAATCGGTTCTTCCACCTCCAGTTCCTCGGAAACGGTTGTCAAACTTCGTGGCCAGAGTACTGATTCTCTTCCACAG ACTATATGTCGAAAACCAAAGACCTCCACCGATCGACACAGCTTGAGCCTCGACGACATCAGACTGTACCAGAAAGACTTCTTGCGCATTGCGGGTCTGTGTCAGGACACGGCTCAGAGTTACACCTTTGGGTGTGGCCATGAACTGGGTGAGGAAGGCCTCTACTGCAGCAGCTGCCTGGCTCAGCAGTGTGTCAACATCCAAGATGCTTTTCCAGTCAAAAGAACCAGCAAGTACTTTTCCCTGGATCTCACCCACGATGAAGTTCCAGAGTTTGTTGTATAA
- the FRMD6 gene encoding FERM domain-containing protein 6 isoform X2 produces the protein MNKLNFHNNRVMQDRRSVCIFLPNDESLNIIINVKILCHQLLVQVCDLLRLKDCHLFGLSVIQNNEHVYMELSQKLYKYCPKEWKKEASKGIDQFGPPMIIHFRVQYYVENGRLISDRAARYYYYWHLRKQVLHSQCVLREEAYFLLAAFALQADLGNFKRNKHYGKYFEPEAYFPSWVVSKRGKDYILKHIPNMHKDQFALTASEAHLKYIKEAVRLDDVAVHYYRLYKDKREIEASLTLGLTMRGIQIFQNLDEEKQLLYDFPWTNVGKLVFVGKKFEILPDGLPSARKLIYYTGCPMRSRHLLQLLSNSHRLYMNLQPVLRHIRKLEENEEKKQYRESYISDNLDLDMDQLEKRSRASGSSAGSMKHKRLSRHSTTSHSSSHTSGIEADTKPRDAGPEDAYSGSAIHRKLKTCSSMTSHGSSHTSGVESGGKDRLEEDSQDDEIEMLVDDPRDLEQMNEESLEVSPDMCIYITEDMLLSRKLNGHSGLIVKEIGSSTSSSSETVVKLRGQSTDSLPQTICRKPKTSTDRHSLSLDDIRLYQKDFLRIAGLCQDTAQSYTFGCGHELGEEGLYCSSCLAQQCVNIQDAFPVKRTSKYFSLDLTHDEVPEFVV, from the exons ATGAACAAACTGAACTTCCATAACAACAGAGTCATGCAAGACCGTAGGAGTGTGTGTATTTTCCTTCCCAATGATGAATCTCTGAACATCATCATAAAT GTTAAAATTCTGTGTCACCAGTTGCTGGTCCAGGTGTGTGACCTACTCAGGCTAAAGGACTGTCACCTCTTTGGACTCAGTGTTATacaaa ACAATGAACATGTGTATATGGAGTTGTCACAAAAGCTTTATAAGTATTGTCcaaaagaatggaagaaagagGCCAGCAAG GGTATTGACCAATTTGGACCTCCTATGATCATCCACTTCCGCGTGCAGTACTACGTGGAGAACGGCCGACTGATCAG tgACAGAGCAGCAAGATACTATTATTACTGGCACCTGAGAAAACAAGTTCTTCATTCCCAGTGTGTGCTCCGAGAGGAGGCCTACTTCCTGCTGGCAGCCTTCGCCCTGCAGGCTGACCTGGGGAACTTCAAAAGGAATAAACACTATGGAAAATACTTTGAGCCCGAGGCTTACTTCCCATCTTGG GTTGTTTCCAAGAGAGGGAAGGACTACATCCTGAAGCACATTCCAAACATGCACAAAGATCAGTTTGCACTGACAGCTTCTGAGGCTCATCTTAAATATATCAAAGAGGCCGTCCGGCTGGACGACGTCGCCGTTCATTACTACAGATTGTATAAG GATAAAAGGGAAATTGAAGCTTCTCTGACCCTTGGTTTGACCATGCGGGGAATACAGATTTTTCAG AATTTAGATGAAGAGAAACAGTTACTTTATGATTTCCCTTGGACCAATGTTGGAAAGTTGGTATTTGTG GGTAAGAAATTTGAGATTTTGCCAGATGGCTTGCCCTCAGCCAGGAAGCTCATATACTACACGGGGTGCCCCATGCGCTCCAGACACCTCCTGCAACTCCTGAGCAACAGCCACCGCCTCTACATGAATCTGCAGCCTGTCCTGCGCCACATTCGGAAGCTGGAGGAAAACGAAG AGAAGAAGCAGTACCGGGAGTCCTACATCAGCGACAACCTAGACCTGGACATGGACCAGCTGGAGAAGCGGTCCCGGGCCAGCGGGAGCAGCGCGGGCAGCATGAAGCACAAGCGCCTGTCCCGTCACTCCACCACCAGCCACAGCAGCTCCCACACCTCGGGCATCGAGGCCGACACCAAGCCCCGGGACGCGGGCCCGGAGGATGCATACTCTGGCAGCGCCATCCACCGCAAGCTGAAGACCTGCAGCTCCATGACCAGCCACGGCAGCTCCCACACCTCCGGTGTGGAGAGTGGTGGCAAGGACCGGCTGGAGGAGGATTCTCAGGACGATG aAATAGAGATGTTGGTTGACGACCCCAGGGACCTGGAGCAGATGAACGAAGAATCTCTGGAAGTCAGCCCAGACATGTGCATCTACATCACGGAGGACATGCTCCTGTCGCGGAAGCTGAACGGACACTCCG GGTTGATTGTGAAAGAAATCGGTTCTTCCACCTCCAGTTCCTCGGAAACGGTTGTCAAACTTCGTGGCCAGAGTACTGATTCTCTTCCACAG ACTATATGTCGAAAACCAAAGACCTCCACCGATCGACACAGCTTGAGCCTCGACGACATCAGACTGTACCAGAAAGACTTCTTGCGCATTGCGGGTCTGTGTCAGGACACGGCTCAGAGTTACACCTTTGGGTGTGGCCATGAACTGGGTGAGGAAGGCCTCTACTGCAGCAGCTGCCTGGCTCAGCAGTGTGTCAACATCCAAGATGCTTTTCCAGTCAAAAGAACCAGCAAGTACTTTTCCCTGGATCTCACCCACGATGAAGTTCCAGAGTTTGTTGTATAA